Proteins encoded together in one Mycolicibacter minnesotensis window:
- a CDS encoding Nif3-like dinuclear metal center hexameric protein, which produces MTARLADVIDVLDAAYPPGLAHSWDSVGLVCGDPDDVVSSVTIAVDATADVVDEVPEGGLLLAHHPLLLRGVDTVAASTPKGSLIHRLIRTGRALFTAHTNADAASPGVSDALAAAVGLTVESVLEPAGPRVDTDKWVIYTPPEHAEAVRAAVFAAGAGHIGDYTQCSWSVGGIGQFLPGDGATPAIGQLGAVEHVAEDRVEVVAPARARAAVHAALLAAHPYEEPAFDIVALQPLPAGVGIGRVGSLAVPEPLSAFVARVAAGLPATSWGVRASGDPDLEVSRVAVCGGAGDSLLDAAAAADAQVYVTADLRHHPADEHSRRSTVALVDVAHWASEYPWCAQAAEVLRSHFGATLPVAVSTRRTDPWNLALEGDRS; this is translated from the coding sequence GTGACTGCCCGGCTTGCTGACGTCATCGACGTACTGGATGCGGCCTACCCGCCCGGGCTGGCTCATTCCTGGGATTCGGTGGGGCTGGTCTGCGGCGATCCCGACGACGTGGTGAGCTCGGTGACCATCGCGGTCGACGCGACGGCCGACGTGGTCGACGAGGTTCCCGAAGGTGGCCTGTTGCTGGCCCACCATCCGCTGTTGCTGCGCGGTGTGGACACCGTGGCGGCCAGCACCCCCAAGGGCTCGCTGATACACCGCCTGATCCGCACCGGCCGTGCCTTATTCACCGCGCACACCAATGCCGATGCGGCCTCGCCGGGAGTCTCCGACGCGCTCGCGGCAGCGGTGGGGCTGACCGTGGAGTCGGTGCTGGAGCCCGCCGGTCCGCGCGTCGACACCGACAAGTGGGTGATCTACACCCCGCCCGAGCACGCCGAGGCGGTGCGCGCCGCGGTGTTCGCCGCCGGGGCCGGACACATCGGCGACTACACGCAGTGCAGCTGGAGCGTCGGTGGGATCGGCCAGTTCCTGCCGGGCGACGGTGCGACGCCGGCTATCGGGCAGCTGGGCGCGGTCGAGCATGTCGCCGAAGATCGCGTCGAAGTGGTGGCACCGGCGCGTGCACGCGCGGCCGTGCACGCCGCGCTGCTGGCCGCCCATCCCTACGAGGAGCCGGCGTTCGACATCGTCGCGTTGCAGCCGTTGCCTGCGGGGGTGGGGATCGGACGCGTGGGCAGTCTGGCCGTCCCCGAGCCTTTGAGCGCGTTCGTCGCCCGCGTCGCCGCCGGGCTGCCGGCCACCTCCTGGGGGGTACGGGCCTCCGGTGACCCCGATCTGGAGGTCTCGCGAGTGGCGGTGTGCGGCGGCGCCGGCGACTCCCTGCTGGATGCGGCGGCCGCCGCCGACGCCCAGGTCTACGTCACCGCGGACCTGCGCCACCACCCCGCCGACGAACATTCTCGCCGGTCTACGGTGGCGCTGGTCGATGTGGCGCACTGGGCCAGTGAATACCCTTGGTGCGCCCAAGCAGCCGAGGTACTGCGCTCGCACTTCGGTGCGACGCTGCCGGTGGCTGTCAGCACGCGACGCACCGACCCCTGGAATCTCGCGCTCGAAGGAGACCGGTCATGA
- a CDS encoding zinc ribbon domain-containing protein, which yields MKAKEAQQRSLLELSELDAELARMAHRVGHLPEQQERERIQAEHTAAADRLAALELALEDLDAQAGRLESEIDAVRQREDRDRALLDSGQVNSKQVTDLQHEVETLQKRQSSLEDSLLELMEQREQLQTQASAEANVLEGLAADLARVQESIDTALEEIETTRGQRSGSRERLAAEIDAELLALYERQRASAGVGAGLLRGGQCGACRIEIDRGQLAKISAAEPEEVLRCPECNTILLRVKNFG from the coding sequence ATGAAGGCTAAAGAAGCACAGCAACGTTCACTGCTGGAACTGTCGGAACTCGACGCCGAACTGGCCCGGATGGCGCACCGCGTCGGGCATCTGCCCGAGCAGCAGGAGCGCGAGCGGATCCAGGCCGAACACACCGCCGCCGCAGACCGGTTGGCCGCGCTGGAGCTGGCCCTGGAGGACTTGGACGCTCAAGCCGGGCGCTTGGAATCGGAGATCGACGCCGTGCGCCAGCGGGAGGACCGAGACCGCGCGTTGCTGGATTCCGGTCAGGTCAATTCCAAGCAGGTGACCGATCTGCAGCACGAGGTGGAGACCCTGCAGAAGAGGCAATCGAGTCTGGAGGACTCACTGCTGGAGCTGATGGAGCAGCGTGAGCAATTGCAGACCCAGGCTAGCGCCGAAGCGAACGTGCTGGAGGGCCTGGCTGCCGACCTCGCCCGGGTGCAGGAGTCGATCGATACCGCATTAGAGGAGATCGAGACCACCCGCGGACAGCGTTCGGGCAGCCGTGAACGACTGGCCGCCGAGATCGACGCCGAGCTGTTGGCGCTCTATGAGCGGCAGCGTGCCTCGGCGGGAGTAGGCGCCGGGCTGTTGCGGGGCGGTCAATGTGGGGCCTGCCGCATCGAGATCGACCGCGGCCAGCTGGCGAAGATCTCGGCGGCCGAGCCCGAAGAGGTCCTGCGGTGCCCGGAATGCAACACGATCCTGCTGCGGGTCAAGAACTTCGGTTAG
- a CDS encoding bifunctional RNase H/acid phosphatase has translation MKVVVEADGGSRGNPGPAGYGAVVWSADRTSLLGEVNEAIGIATNNVAEYRGLIAGLTEAGRLGAAEVGVFMDSKLVVEQVAGRWKVKHPDLIPLHRQARELAAQFDHVRYTWIPREKNSHADRLANQAMDAAAGIEKPAQDRDEKASVSAAPAAPGWTGATGTATQLLLLRHGQTELSVNRRYSGRGNPPLTDTGRQQADAAARYLAQRGGISAVISSPLQRCRDTAGAAARLLGLDVTVDEDLTETDFGAWEGLTFTEAAERDPELHRRWLKDTAIQPPDGESFDAVQQRVRRARDRIVADHSGSTVLVVSHVTPIKTLLRLALDAGPTILYRLHLDLASLSIAEFYGDGPAAVRLVNQTAYL, from the coding sequence ATGAAGGTCGTAGTCGAAGCTGACGGCGGCTCGCGGGGGAACCCCGGCCCCGCCGGCTACGGGGCGGTGGTGTGGTCGGCCGATCGAACCTCATTGCTGGGCGAGGTGAACGAGGCAATCGGAATTGCCACCAACAACGTTGCCGAATACCGCGGCCTGATAGCGGGATTGACCGAGGCGGGGCGCTTGGGTGCTGCCGAGGTCGGGGTCTTCATGGATTCCAAACTGGTGGTCGAACAGGTGGCGGGCCGCTGGAAGGTCAAGCACCCGGACCTGATTCCGCTGCACCGCCAGGCCCGGGAGCTGGCCGCGCAGTTCGACCACGTGCGCTACACCTGGATCCCGCGGGAGAAGAACTCCCACGCGGACCGGCTGGCCAACCAGGCGATGGACGCTGCCGCCGGCATCGAGAAGCCCGCGCAGGACCGGGATGAGAAAGCTTCGGTATCTGCGGCCCCCGCCGCTCCCGGATGGACCGGTGCGACCGGCACGGCTACCCAGCTGCTGCTGCTGAGGCACGGGCAGACCGAACTGTCGGTGAATCGGCGCTACTCCGGACGCGGCAATCCGCCGCTGACCGACACCGGCCGCCAGCAGGCCGATGCGGCGGCGCGCTACTTGGCCCAGCGTGGCGGTATCTCGGCGGTCATCAGTTCGCCGCTGCAGCGCTGCCGCGACACCGCCGGGGCGGCGGCCAGGCTGCTGGGCTTGGACGTCACCGTCGATGAGGATCTGACCGAGACCGACTTCGGCGCCTGGGAGGGCCTGACTTTCACCGAGGCGGCCGAGCGTGACCCCGAACTGCACCGTCGCTGGCTGAAGGACACCGCAATTCAGCCCCCGGACGGGGAGAGCTTCGATGCCGTGCAGCAGCGGGTGCGCCGCGCCCGCGATCGGATCGTCGCCGACCACAGCGGCAGCACGGTGCTGGTGGTGTCGCACGTGACGCCGATCAAGACCTTGCTGCGGCTGGCGTTGGATGCCGGTCCGACCATCCTGTACCGGTTGCACCTGGACCTGGCGTCGCTCAGCATCGCCGAGTTTTACGGCGACGGTCCGGCAGCGGTGCGCCTGGTGAACCAGACGGCATACCTGTAG
- a CDS encoding helix-turn-helix domain-containing protein: MQANPDDGGVDLRVRRRLRELRTQQGLTLEDVATRARIDVSTLSRLESGKRRLALDHLPRLAEALSVSTDELLRAPQHVDPRVRGTSHSHNGITFWPLTRNGPAGGLHAFKIRVSMRRRRPAELPVHEGHEWLYVLSGRLQLVLGEDDFVIEPGEAVEFSTWTPHWFGALDGPVEAITIFGAHGERVHLHD; this comes from the coding sequence ATGCAGGCAAACCCAGACGACGGCGGCGTAGATCTGCGGGTGCGGCGTCGCCTCCGAGAACTGCGCACCCAGCAGGGGCTGACGTTGGAGGATGTGGCCACCCGCGCCCGCATCGACGTCTCGACGTTGAGCCGGCTGGAATCGGGCAAACGCCGCCTGGCGCTGGATCATCTCCCCCGGCTGGCCGAGGCGTTGTCGGTCAGCACCGACGAGTTGCTGCGCGCTCCGCAGCATGTCGACCCCCGGGTCCGCGGTACCTCGCACAGCCACAACGGCATCACCTTCTGGCCGCTGACCCGCAACGGGCCGGCCGGGGGCCTACATGCCTTCAAGATCCGGGTCAGCATGCGCCGCCGCCGTCCGGCCGAGTTACCGGTCCACGAAGGCCACGAGTGGCTGTATGTGTTGTCCGGACGGCTCCAATTGGTTTTGGGCGAGGACGATTTCGTGATCGAACCGGGTGAGGCCGTCGAGTTCTCCACCTGGACCCCGCATTGGTTCGGCGCCCTGGACGGTCCCGTCGAGGCGATCACGATCTTCGGCGCCCACGGTGAACGGGTGCACCTGCACGACTGA
- a CDS encoding NAD(P)/FAD-dependent oxidoreductase, translated as MSEIWDCIVVGGGAAGLSAGLVLGRARRRTLLIDAAQQSNRSAHGIGGLLGHDGRPPAELYALGRDELASYGVQIRTGEVTDIQGTEGDFVVRGDGGATERTRRVLLATGMTYLPPELPGLAELWGRSVFHCPFCHGWEVRDLPLAVLADGERAVHLALLLRCWSDDIVVLTGGAADLGADDRRRLSSAGVRVDERPVVALDAHEGELSAVVFADGQRLPRRGLLVATALRQRDRLAERLGVGVAPPGPVALDPVGVDPLCRTSIPGVFAAGDLTGEMPQVAAAIAAGSRAAAAVVQSLAADDYGLVMPPGVAMTERKADQ; from the coding sequence ATGAGCGAAATCTGGGACTGCATCGTGGTGGGCGGCGGCGCCGCCGGACTCAGCGCCGGCTTGGTCTTGGGCCGGGCCCGCCGCAGAACACTGCTGATCGACGCGGCGCAACAGAGCAATCGCAGCGCGCACGGCATCGGCGGGCTACTGGGCCACGACGGCCGCCCACCTGCCGAGCTGTACGCCCTGGGCCGTGACGAACTGGCCTCCTATGGGGTGCAGATCCGGACCGGCGAGGTGACAGACATCCAGGGCACAGAAGGCGATTTCGTCGTGCGGGGTGACGGCGGGGCCACCGAGCGGACCCGGCGGGTGCTGTTGGCCACCGGGATGACCTACCTGCCTCCGGAGCTTCCTGGCCTGGCCGAACTATGGGGCCGTTCGGTGTTCCACTGCCCGTTCTGCCACGGCTGGGAAGTGCGGGACCTGCCGCTGGCGGTGCTGGCCGACGGCGAGCGAGCAGTGCACCTGGCACTGTTGTTGCGCTGTTGGAGTGACGACATCGTGGTTCTCACCGGCGGTGCGGCCGACCTCGGCGCAGACGATCGCCGCCGACTGTCCAGTGCCGGCGTCCGGGTAGACGAGCGGCCGGTGGTGGCGCTGGACGCACATGAGGGCGAGCTGTCGGCAGTGGTCTTCGCCGACGGGCAGCGGTTGCCGCGGCGCGGACTTCTGGTGGCCACAGCACTGCGGCAACGCGATCGGCTGGCCGAAAGGCTGGGCGTGGGGGTCGCGCCCCCCGGACCGGTGGCGCTGGACCCCGTCGGCGTCGATCCTTTGTGCCGCACTTCGATTCCCGGGGTGTTTGCCGCCGGGGACCTGACCGGGGAGATGCCGCAGGTGGCTGCCGCCATCGCGGCGGGCTCGCGTGCCGCAGCGGCGGTGGTACAGAGCTTGGCAGCAGACGACTACGGATTGGTGATGCCGCCCGGCGTCGCGATGACCGAAAGGAAAGCAGACCAATGA
- a CDS encoding SAM-dependent methyltransferase, protein MTDALRDAREFWDEFYSGDHSVWSGRANAHLAEITGGLSPGRALDLGCGEGGDALWLAENGWQVVAVDISNNALARAATAAQQAGVTAQIRFERHDLSTSFPAGRFDLVSAQFLHSPVQLDREPLLRRAAEAVAADGRLLIVDHGAAPPWAGEHAREHHFATADEVLAVLSIDEAEWELVRIEAVQRAATGPDGQPGTLLDNIILLHRRAQSPHAAL, encoded by the coding sequence ATGACGGACGCACTGCGCGACGCGCGCGAATTCTGGGACGAGTTCTACAGCGGCGACCACTCGGTGTGGAGTGGGCGTGCCAATGCGCACCTGGCCGAGATCACCGGCGGCCTGTCCCCGGGCCGGGCGCTCGATCTGGGCTGCGGTGAGGGCGGCGACGCCCTCTGGCTGGCCGAAAACGGCTGGCAGGTGGTGGCGGTCGACATCTCGAACAACGCACTGGCGCGGGCGGCTACCGCCGCTCAGCAGGCAGGCGTGACCGCGCAGATTCGCTTCGAGCGTCATGATCTGTCCACCAGCTTCCCTGCCGGACGCTTCGACCTGGTGTCGGCGCAGTTCCTGCACTCACCGGTGCAACTGGACCGCGAACCGTTGCTGCGCCGTGCCGCCGAGGCCGTGGCGGCCGATGGCCGACTGCTGATCGTGGACCACGGTGCCGCGCCGCCCTGGGCCGGCGAACACGCACGCGAGCACCACTTCGCCACCGCCGACGAGGTTCTGGCAGTGCTGAGTATCGACGAGGCGGAATGGGAGCTGGTGCGCATCGAGGCGGTGCAGCGCGCTGCCACCGGACCCGACGGGCAACCGGGCACCCTGCTCGACAACATCATCCTGCTGCACCGCAGGGCACAGAGCCCTCACGCGGCGTTGTGA
- a CDS encoding 2OG-Fe(II) oxygenase translates to MATTVTRWQRRVDAGDWGTIAADLDEYGGALLPRLLTDTEAARLRRCYGDDERFRATVDMQRHRYGSGQYRYFTAPAPDPVDALKRALYPRLLPIAREWADRLGREAPWPDDFEEWLGHCHRAGQHKPTALMLRYGPGDWNALHRDLYGELVFPLQVVINLSDPATDYTGGEFLLVEQRPRAQSRGTAVQLPQGHGYVFTTRDRPIRSARGWSTAPVRHGVSPIRSGQRYTLGLIFHNAA, encoded by the coding sequence ATGGCGACCACGGTGACGCGCTGGCAACGACGGGTGGATGCCGGCGACTGGGGAACCATCGCAGCCGATCTCGACGAATACGGTGGGGCGCTGCTACCCCGGCTTCTGACGGACACCGAGGCCGCGCGGCTGCGCCGCTGCTACGGCGACGACGAACGTTTCCGCGCCACCGTCGACATGCAGCGTCACCGCTACGGTTCCGGGCAATACCGGTACTTCACGGCGCCGGCGCCCGATCCGGTCGATGCACTCAAGCGGGCGCTGTATCCGCGCTTGCTGCCGATCGCCCGGGAATGGGCTGACAGGCTTGGCCGGGAAGCGCCGTGGCCGGACGACTTCGAGGAATGGCTGGGCCACTGCCACCGGGCCGGCCAGCACAAGCCGACCGCGCTGATGCTGCGTTACGGCCCCGGCGACTGGAATGCTTTGCACCGGGACCTCTACGGCGAGTTGGTGTTTCCCCTACAGGTGGTGATCAATCTGAGCGACCCGGCCACCGACTACACCGGGGGTGAGTTCCTGCTCGTCGAGCAGCGCCCGCGGGCCCAGTCACGAGGCACCGCCGTGCAGTTGCCGCAGGGCCACGGGTATGTCTTCACCACCCGAGATCGGCCGATCCGTTCTGCTCGGGGCTGGTCGACGGCGCCGGTGCGCCATGGGGTCTCGCCGATCCGCTCCGGGCAGCGCTACACACTGGGTCTGATCTTTCACAACGCCGCGTGA
- a CDS encoding MlaE family ABC transporter permease, whose protein sequence is MSAPSWSKPAVAVGDFVVLAGETFAAMVRPPWAWRELIDQIWFVARVSIVPTIMLSIPYTVLIVFTLNIVLLEIGAADLSGAGAALAAVTQVGPVVTAIVVSGAGATAMCADLGARTIREEIDAMKVIGVNPIRALVVPRVIAATFVAVMLYSVVAVVGLTGSYAFVVFVQHVTPGAFVSGMTLLTGLPQVVVSLIKALLFGLSAGLIACYKGLSVGGGPTAVGNAVNETVVFAFMALFLINILATAFGVKVAP, encoded by the coding sequence ATGAGCGCGCCCTCCTGGTCCAAGCCTGCCGTCGCGGTCGGCGACTTCGTCGTGCTCGCCGGCGAGACCTTCGCGGCAATGGTGCGACCGCCGTGGGCCTGGCGCGAGCTGATCGACCAGATCTGGTTCGTCGCGCGGGTGTCGATAGTCCCGACGATCATGCTGTCGATTCCCTACACCGTGCTCATCGTCTTCACGCTCAACATCGTGCTGTTGGAGATCGGCGCCGCCGACCTGTCCGGTGCCGGCGCCGCCTTGGCCGCGGTCACCCAGGTGGGGCCTGTGGTGACCGCCATCGTGGTGTCGGGGGCGGGTGCCACCGCAATGTGCGCCGACCTGGGAGCGCGCACGATCCGCGAGGAGATCGATGCCATGAAGGTGATCGGGGTCAATCCGATCCGAGCCCTCGTGGTTCCGCGCGTGATCGCGGCGACCTTCGTCGCGGTGATGCTCTACTCCGTGGTCGCGGTCGTGGGGCTGACCGGAAGCTACGCGTTCGTGGTGTTCGTGCAGCATGTGACGCCCGGTGCCTTCGTCTCCGGGATGACGCTGCTGACCGGGCTGCCGCAGGTGGTGGTCTCGCTGATCAAGGCGCTGCTGTTCGGGCTGTCAGCCGGACTGATCGCCTGCTACAAAGGCCTGTCGGTGGGCGGCGGCCCGACCGCGGTGGGCAACGCGGTCAACGAGACCGTCGTATTCGCCTTCATGGCACTGTTTCTGATCAACATCCTGGCCACCGCCTTCGGTGTGAAGGTGGCACCGTGA
- a CDS encoding ABC transporter permease codes for MTAADTARRLGEQTAFYGNALIAVGDAIRRYPGEVLRLIAVMGMGAGALAVIGGTVVIVGFLTLSTGALIAVQGYNTLSNVGIEALTGFLGAFLNVRFIAPATAGVALAATIGAGATAQIGSMRINEEIDALEAMGIRPITYLAATRIVAGVLVVIPLYTVAVLMAFLATRFGTTVIYGQSRGVYDHYFSTFLEPTDLLWSFLAALSMATAVMVVHTYYGFTATGGPAGVGEAVGRAVRTSVTATVFVLLTITLSVYGQSGNFHLSG; via the coding sequence GTGACGGCCGCAGACACCGCCCGGCGGCTCGGCGAACAGACCGCCTTCTACGGCAACGCGCTGATCGCCGTCGGGGACGCGATCCGGCGTTACCCCGGTGAGGTCCTGCGCCTGATCGCGGTCATGGGCATGGGAGCCGGGGCGTTGGCCGTCATCGGTGGAACGGTGGTGATCGTCGGCTTCCTCACCCTGTCCACGGGAGCACTGATCGCGGTCCAGGGCTACAACACCTTGTCCAACGTCGGAATCGAGGCACTGACCGGCTTCCTGGGCGCGTTCCTCAACGTCCGATTCATCGCCCCCGCCACCGCCGGGGTGGCGTTGGCCGCAACCATCGGCGCCGGTGCGACCGCCCAGATCGGCTCGATGCGGATCAACGAAGAGATCGACGCGCTGGAGGCCATGGGGATCAGGCCGATCACCTACCTGGCCGCCACCCGGATCGTCGCCGGAGTGTTAGTGGTGATCCCGCTCTACACCGTCGCCGTGCTGATGGCGTTCCTGGCGACTCGCTTCGGCACCACGGTGATCTACGGTCAGTCGCGCGGCGTCTACGACCACTACTTCTCCACATTCTTGGAACCCACCGATCTGCTGTGGTCGTTTCTGGCCGCGCTGTCGATGGCCACCGCGGTGATGGTGGTGCACACCTACTACGGATTCACCGCGACCGGTGGTCCCGCCGGTGTCGGCGAGGCCGTGGGCCGCGCCGTGCGCACCTCGGTCACCGCGACGGTGTTCGTGTTGTTGACCATCACACTGTCGGTGTACGGACAGTCCGGCAACTTTCATCTGTCGGGGTGA
- a CDS encoding MCE family protein produces MNLASRNTSRRTAIDPIWWSPVLVVVVAALCAMTALLFSGAFRGYVPLTVVSDRAGLVMENGAKVKLRGIQVGEVRSIGTQPGADDTRLATLELTMYPGPFRYLPSNVEAEIKSTTAFGSKYVDLVIPENGPSDQRLKAGAMLRSRNVTVEVNTVFENLQAVVHAVDPAKLNAVLSAVAESVRGRGDVLGRAITGANTVLTAVNPRMPTVQRDWQLFGQTTQVYSVAAQNILNVLDATSTTSTTVSAQSGELNALLLAAVGFSATGVDTLGSNQPALVQALNLMAPTTDLLQEYSPTYTCLFQGAQWFLENGGRDAMGGNGRSVIMDAAMLAGDDPYRYPDNLPLVNARGGPGGHPSCGSLPDVSKNFPVKYLVTDTGFGTGLDVRPNPGIGFPGFANYFPVTKPDPEPPRIRYPGPPAPGPAP; encoded by the coding sequence ATGAACCTCGCCAGCCGCAACACATCTCGCCGCACCGCCATCGATCCGATCTGGTGGTCACCGGTCCTGGTCGTGGTGGTTGCTGCCCTGTGCGCCATGACCGCCCTGTTGTTCTCGGGAGCGTTTCGGGGCTACGTCCCGCTCACAGTGGTCTCGGATCGCGCCGGACTCGTCATGGAGAACGGGGCCAAGGTCAAACTGCGCGGCATCCAAGTCGGCGAGGTGCGGTCCATCGGCACCCAGCCGGGTGCCGACGACACGCGACTGGCCACCCTGGAGCTCACCATGTATCCGGGGCCTTTCCGCTACCTGCCGAGCAACGTCGAAGCCGAGATCAAGTCCACCACGGCGTTCGGTTCCAAGTACGTCGATCTCGTCATCCCCGAGAACGGGCCCAGCGACCAGCGCCTCAAGGCCGGCGCGATGCTGCGCTCCCGCAATGTGACGGTGGAAGTCAACACGGTCTTCGAGAACCTGCAGGCGGTGGTGCACGCCGTCGACCCGGCCAAGCTCAATGCCGTGCTGTCGGCGGTGGCCGAATCGGTACGCGGCAGGGGAGATGTTCTGGGCCGGGCGATCACCGGAGCCAACACCGTGCTGACGGCGGTGAACCCACGCATGCCGACCGTGCAGCGCGACTGGCAGCTGTTCGGCCAGACCACGCAGGTGTATTCGGTCGCCGCACAGAACATTCTGAACGTGCTGGACGCTACGTCCACCACCAGCACGACGGTGAGCGCACAGTCCGGGGAACTCAACGCGCTGCTGCTCGCCGCGGTGGGCTTCTCCGCGACCGGGGTGGACACCCTGGGCTCCAACCAGCCCGCACTGGTTCAGGCGCTCAACCTGATGGCCCCGACCACCGATCTGCTCCAGGAGTATTCGCCCACCTACACCTGCCTGTTCCAGGGCGCCCAGTGGTTCCTGGAGAACGGTGGTCGAGATGCCATGGGCGGCAACGGCAGATCGGTCATCATGGATGCCGCGATGCTGGCCGGCGACGACCCGTACCGGTATCCGGACAACCTGCCGCTGGTCAACGCCCGAGGCGGGCCGGGCGGGCACCCCAGCTGCGGCTCGCTGCCCGACGTGAGCAAGAACTTCCCGGTGAAGTATCTGGTCACCGACACCGGATTCGGCACCGGCCTGGACGTTCGGCCCAACCCCGGCATCGGGTTCCCGGGCTTCGCCAACTACTTCCCGGTGACCAAGCCCGATCCAGAGCCACCCCGGATCCGTTATCCCGGGCCGCCCGCGCCAGGACCGGCACCATGA